The Arenicella xantha genome window below encodes:
- a CDS encoding ATP-binding protein — translation MRKYIIILLGLGLIGIGLTVYFLTQEKKLDQTVYLQTTESIRNLQTLDKNLRLLLNQSRFNSQFDHHRLRDVNLELSAEFDNLRFEALFEEIESSQQLSETVTAFERAFTNRNELLEQYISANTQIIKNLLRVNTTAPVLMSNAELKEQSDLYDSIINAQSQLFSLTLGSGMIGELSLTEENPTQELLLATGRSLQRYRAAVLGIAELYPMADAQYQQLTSIETGDLLNQIESDYAAYHNDAIKSSNLLRNALVAYALLSLLVLVFFAYKIWRNYESLEHQVAERTEEIKKAYEELRESQQQLIQSEKMASLGQMVAGVAHEINTPLGYVTSNAGSLKLNLSELNTLLNKLHDLANDYTAQDQSAETIAAKLEELIEEERELEANELIEESQQLLNDGMFGLSEISKLVQSLKNFARLDRQSTENIDIHDCLDSSLTIASNPIKENDVTVVREFGTLPTIECAPSKLNQLFLNIITNACQAMHERQGSLTVRTEVENQEIRIDFIDQGGGMDEATQQKMFDPFFTTKDIGEGTGMGMSIAYKIIEEHNGRIEVSSQLNQGTTVSVFLPTT, via the coding sequence ATGCGCAAATACATAATTATACTGCTGGGGCTGGGCCTGATCGGAATCGGTTTAACCGTTTATTTTCTGACGCAAGAAAAGAAGCTGGATCAAACGGTGTATCTGCAAACTACCGAATCGATTCGTAACCTGCAGACCCTCGACAAAAATCTGCGGTTGTTGCTGAATCAGTCACGCTTTAATAGTCAGTTTGATCATCACCGTTTGCGTGACGTGAACCTGGAGCTGAGCGCTGAATTTGACAATTTACGCTTTGAGGCACTGTTTGAAGAGATTGAAAGTAGCCAACAACTAAGTGAGACGGTGACCGCTTTTGAGCGCGCGTTTACCAATCGTAATGAGTTGTTAGAGCAATATATATCGGCCAATACGCAAATTATTAAGAATCTGCTGCGAGTCAATACGACCGCTCCGGTGTTGATGTCGAACGCGGAGTTGAAGGAACAAAGCGATTTGTACGATTCAATCATTAATGCGCAATCTCAATTGTTTAGCCTAACCTTGGGCAGCGGCATGATTGGCGAGCTAAGCCTGACCGAAGAGAATCCTACACAAGAGTTGCTGCTTGCGACCGGACGTTCATTGCAGCGCTACCGGGCGGCAGTGCTCGGCATTGCTGAGCTCTACCCTATGGCCGACGCGCAGTACCAACAGTTGACCTCAATCGAGACCGGTGATTTGCTAAATCAGATCGAATCCGATTATGCGGCGTATCATAATGACGCGATAAAGAGCTCTAACTTGCTGCGTAACGCGCTGGTTGCTTATGCGCTGCTATCGTTGTTGGTATTAGTATTTTTCGCTTATAAAATTTGGCGCAACTATGAGTCATTGGAGCACCAAGTAGCTGAACGCACCGAAGAGATTAAGAAAGCGTACGAGGAATTGCGAGAATCTCAACAACAGCTGATTCAAAGTGAAAAGATGGCGTCGCTCGGTCAGATGGTGGCTGGGGTCGCGCATGAAATCAATACGCCGCTGGGCTACGTTACCAGCAATGCTGGGTCACTCAAACTGAACCTGTCTGAGCTCAATACGCTGTTGAACAAATTGCATGATCTAGCCAATGATTACACCGCTCAAGACCAAAGTGCAGAGACCATTGCGGCCAAACTCGAAGAGTTGATTGAAGAAGAACGCGAGCTAGAGGCGAATGAATTGATCGAAGAGAGTCAGCAATTGTTGAACGATGGCATGTTCGGTCTAAGTGAGATTTCAAAACTGGTTCAAAGCTTGAAAAACTTCGCGCGACTTGACCGTCAGTCAACTGAGAATATCGATATTCACGATTGTCTAGATAGCTCTTTAACCATTGCCAGTAACCCTATTAAGGAAAATGATGTTACTGTGGTACGTGAATTCGGTACGCTACCTACCATTGAATGCGCACCGTCTAAACTGAACCAGCTATTTTTGAATATCATCACCAACGCGTGTCAGGCGATGCATGAACGACAAGGTTCACTGACGGTTCGCACCGAGGTTGAGAACCAGGAAATCCGCATAGATTTCATCGACCAAGGCGGCGGAATGGATGAGGCGACACAGCAAAAAATGTTTGATCCATTTTTCACCACCAAAGATATTGGTGAAGGCACCGGCATGGGAATGTCGATTGCGTATAAAATCATTGAAGAACATAATGGCCGTATTGAGGTCAGTTCACAGTTGAATCAGGGCACCACGGTATCGGTTTTTTTGCCCACCACATAA